The Leucobacter viscericola sequence GTCACCCCACGAGAGTGACTTGCCGTACTTCTTCTTGACGGGCCACAGCAGGCGGCGAGCCTTGTCGAGGCCGACGTTGTCTGGCCAGCTGTTCAGGGGAGCGAAGCGCTGCTGCCCGGTGCCACCGCCACCGCGACCGTCGAAGACGCGGTAGGTACCGGCGCTGTGCCAGGCCATACGAATCATGAGGGGGCCGTAGTTGCCGAAGTCGGCGGGCCACCAGGGCTGCGACTCGGTGAGCACGCCCGCGATGTCCTGTTTGACCGCGGCCAGATCGAGGCCCTCAAACGCGGCCTTGTAGTCGAAATCTGCACCCTGGGGGTTCGCAACAGCGGGATTCTTCGCGAGGATTTTCAGGTTGAGGCGCTCGGGCCACCAGTCGGTGTTGCTCGTCGCTGCCATGGGGGAGGCGGATCCTGCGCCGCCGTGATCGACGGGGCATCCATTCTCTGCTGACACTGTCATTCCTTTCTTCGGGGTACTGCTGTGAGTGTGGCATGGGCCACAGACATTTAGGGTTGAGGAGTTTTGTCGCACTCCGCGCACACTCCGCGGAACGTCACGTCGGCCTGCAGGATCCGCATGCCGTGTGCGTCGCTCGGCGTGAGACAAGGTGCCGCGCCAACCGCGCAGTCGACATCTTCGATGCGACCGCAACGCACGCACTGTAAGTGGTGGTGGTTGTCGTCGGTGCGAGTCTCGTAGCGCGCGCCGCCTGGGCCGAGAGGATCGATGCGCCGAATAATGCCGTGCGCCGTGA is a genomic window containing:
- a CDS encoding Fur family transcriptional regulator; the protein is MLPLTAFDSAAWSERLRENGLKSTSGRIAALEHLTAHPHTTANELHTALTNELPALTLQSVHNIVQDLTAHGIIRRIDPLGPGGARYETRTDDNHHHLQCVRCGRIEDVDCAVGAAPCLTPSDAHGMRILQADVTFRGVCAECDKTPQP